One Apostichopus japonicus isolate 1M-3 chromosome 14, ASM3797524v1, whole genome shotgun sequence genomic window carries:
- the LOC139979726 gene encoding uncharacterized protein isoform X2: MELLSLLHVALLIMSSCPAVCCSHDTPLLISKNVPDACGTDGVCHCYNTEYDDFEVTCNGSIRYVPRNLPKNTSFLGLRNNYVETIEAGTFVGLRSLKALDLSNNKLKSLSPKLLEDLSSLRDFNVSYNELTYLPETLFKGLRKLETIDLDENKLQNLPANLFKNLSSVDDLSLEKNEITVLQKGGFAGLSSLSRLYLANNNICLMQEGSFQGLSQVGIMTLGFNKLQTLPTKSFVGLSSTLTLHLEGNEIRMLQEKTFEGLPQVDFLDLSSNSISTISSGFFNQSGNCNLMTLFLQRNNITTIQRDTFKGLEKLRLLCLYSNKIHFIEDNSFLLMDLRYVYLFQNDLTNITGNPFASDVMEQLHLYGNEIDYIEAQSLVGIPNDTVIYVSCEFLSSLPLNANHDNIKCVTSSSLPSMEQGNIITALALNTDGFSCDFSILADCECTPCGAGTYGDTVSGGCRSCPVGGFYQDEIAQTEPAHHSAIPCKICNTGTYAKNGRGTSAKDCEVCPEGTNQTIDAGFRACYCKENYARVNRYGPCYICLEEGLDCTQEFQTLQYGYMWNWDIPPANLTNYERFVYNVEMDNDSVSMNTYYKEEIPRIYKCPRLENCANDNGSITGNCAKGYTGWLCTNCEPGYYSVLTTCVPCPNVVILIVESGVFFLVCALFCFLLTWQHKRKADKELETRSVIDVMIARLKILLGFYQVVGEIFTSLHDINWKGPLVIMGKFISAFEINLLRLFVRPRCFDMKLDLNPKIQFIIAAISPVVIVLVPFLCYQAKKLYVYIKFSPVVRVSSQSYFENLKQRIVACVVVLWFIIYPPVCSVIFSLYPLSCKTFHLDKGNTYNITRLRSDFDVDCTGLKTYHIFAFVLTVTYVVTFPACLLYILCKYNLFTSKDDSFEDDDDDLLHENSDDPGAILTINQSHKNYHYHPTWLNFLCENYKSNFWFWEIVELARKVTQTLLITLFGWEDRLTVILTTCISVLFLLLHARYRPMKSSYEQGLQMFSLTVIFINVIVAANDFPDEHEGTISVILVLLNIIVLVIISGELLVTIVIHIKHIGILSFLIASIREIRGWGKPMSD, translated from the exons GGATTTGAGTAACAATAAGCTAAAATCGTTGTCACCGAAACTTTTGGAAGATCTGTCGTCACTTAGGGATTT CAACGTAAGCTACAATGAGCTAACATACCTTCCAGAGACCCTCTTCAAAGGCCTGCGGAAACTTGAGACCAT AGACTTGGACGAAAACAAACTGCAAAACCTGCCGGCGAATTTGTTTAAAAATCTCTCGTCTGTCGATGACTT AAGCCtggagaaaaatgaaataactgTGCTTCAGAAAGGGGGTTTTGCGGGTCTCTCGAGCTTATCAAGACT TTACCTtgcaaataataatatttgcttgaTGCAGGAAGGAAGTTTCCAAGGACTGTCGCAAGTGGGAATCAT GACCTTGGGTTTTAACAAACTGCAGACGTTGCCAACGAAGAGCTTTGTTGGACTGTCATCCACTCTTACACT ACATCTGGAAGGCAACGAGATAAGGATGCTCCAAGAAAAGACCTTTGAGGGGCTTCCGCAAGTGGATTTCCT TGACCTGTCTAGCAACAGCATATCCACAATCTCGTCGGGCTTTTTCAATCAATCAGGCAATTGCAATTTGATGACACTATTTCTGCAAAGAAATAATATCACAACAATCCAGCGAGATACATTCAAGGGCCTGGAAAAGCTTCGACtctt ATGCTTATATAGCAATAAAATTCACTTTATCGAAGATAACTCATTTCTCTTGATGGATCTCCGATACGT ATACCTGTTTCAAAATGACCTTACTAACATTACCGGTAATCCTTTCGCAAGCGATGTCATGGAGCAACT ACACCTTTACGGCAATGAAATTGACTACATTGAAGCACAGTCTCTCGTAGGAATCCCCAATGATACAGTTAT ATACGTCAGTTGCGAATTCCTGTCTTCATTACCGTTAAACGCAAACCATGATAACAT AAAATGTGTTACCTCGTCGTCTTTGCCATCTATGGAGCAGGGAAACATAATTACTGCACTCGCGCTTAATACAGACGGCTTCAGCTGCGACTTTTCAATTCTCGCTGATTGTGAATGCACACCATGTGGAGCGGGCACTTACGGTGATACAGTCTCCGGTGGATGTCGCTCATGTCCAGTAG GTGGATTTTATCAAGATGAAATTGCTCAGACAGAACCAGCTCATCATAGTGCGATCCCATGCAAGATTTGCAATACAGGCACGTACGCCAAAAACGGACGCGGTACGTCGGCAAAAGACTGCGAAGTTTGCCCGGAAGGGACAAACCAGACTATTGATGCTGGCTTTCGCGCCTGTTACTGCAAAGAGAATTATGCCCGAGTCAATCGTTATGGACCTTGCTATATTTGCCTCGAAGAAGGACTGGACTGCACTCAGGAATTCCAGACTCTTCAATACGGGTACATGTGGAACTGGGACATACCTCCTGCCAATCTAACTAACTATGAACGATTTGTGTACAATGTAGAAATGGACAATGATTCTGTATCCATGAacacatattataaagaagaGATCCCACGCATTTATAAATGCCCTCGACTAGAAAATTGTGCTAATGACAATGGTAGCATAACTGGCAACTGTGCTAAGGGGTATACAGGATGGCTGTGTACCAATTGTGAACCAGGCTATTATTCGGTGCTAACCACCTGTGTTCCCTGTCCAAACGTAGTTATTCTGATCGTAGAAAGTGGTGTATTCTTTCTTGTTTGTGCTTTGTTCTGCTTCCTCTTAACTTGGCAACACAAACGAAAAGCTGACAAAGAGCTAGAAACTCGATCTGTCATTGATGTCATGATTGCAAGATTAAAAATCTTGCTTGGATTTTATCAAGTGGTTGGGGAGATATTCACATCTTTGCATGACATTAATTGGAAAGGGCCGTTAGTCATCATGGGTAAATTCATATCAGCCTTTGAAATAAACCTCTTACGCCTGTTTGTTCGCCCAAGATGCTTTGACATGAAACTTGACCTTAACCCTAAGATTCAATTCATAATCGCAGCAATTTCACCGGTAGTTATAGTGCTGGTCCCTTTCCTATGTTACCAAGCAAAAAAGTTGTATGTCTACATCAAGTTTTCACCTGTCGTCCGAGTATCTTCTCAATCTTATTTCGAAAACCTAAAACAGCGCATTGTTGCCTGTGTAGTCGTTCTGTGGTTTATAATTTATCCCCCCGTGTGTTCCGTTATCTTTAGCCTTTATCCGCTTTCatgtaaaacatttcatttggaCAAAGGCAACACATACAACATCACACGTCTTCGATCTGATTTCGACGTCGACTGCACAGGATTGAAGACGTATCATATATTTGCATTTGTCCTGACCGTTACCTATGTGGTTACATTCCCAGCTTGTCTTCTGTATATTCTCTGTAAGTACAACTTATTCACCAGTAAAGACGATTCATtcgaggatgatgatgatgatctgCTTCATGAAAACTCCGACGACCCGGGCGCGATACTAACGATCAACCAGTCACACAAAAACTACCACTATCATCCGACCTGGCTCAACTTTCTCTGTGAAAACTACAAGAGCAATTTCTGGTTTTGGGAGATTGTGGAACTGGCTCGGAAAGTTACGCAAACACTTCTTATTACCCTGTTCGGTTGGGAGGACAGACTGACTGTTATTCTGACAACCTGTATATCCGTACTATTCCTTCTCCTGCACGCTCGCTACAGGCCAATGAAGAGCTCTTACGAGCAGGGACTTCAG ATGTTTTCCCTAACGGTGATTTTTATCAATGTCATTGTCGCCGCCAACGATTTTCCAGATGAACACGAAGGAACTATCTCAGTCATCCTTGTGCTATTGAACATCATCGTACTGGTGATTATTTCAG GGGAATTGCTGGTGACAATCGTCATTCATATCAAGCACATCGGAATATTGTCCTTCTTGATTGCGTCAATCAGAGAAATACGAGGATGGGGAAAACCGATGAGTGACTGA
- the LOC139979906 gene encoding uncharacterized protein isoform X1: MIRAGVMQLTLNFLLFLLYPRSTTMGLKILFRIFLVIMCSSECIYAFNESLPQERKEACGANGVCHCSRLKHSKFEVDCYGNIHNIPSNIPANTSVLLIQNTPLRDIPANAFSGLSNLHNLTLSYNSIDHLHDASFHGITNTAILSLNDNNLRILPEKVFDRLPLLETLNVESSYLQTIPRNGFRQLPELTQLTFGNNSIDMLHPGTFRNLSKLEILKLDYNKINLIQEGTFEGLLKVYLLYLSNNELKTLSKNVFKELVLLEYLELSYNMLTDIQVGCFEGLQKLRFLFLNSNKLRSLSARLFEGLSSLEKLNLKGNQITILQEGNFVGLSSLYQLNLSCNSISTIGNGSFHGLQNLHYMDLSVNNLQVLPTKGFSDLNYLETLYLQTNKINMLQNGNFDGLSNVTFLDLSANNISQIIPGTFNHTDMFYLETLFLQRNKLTIIHRDAFIGLDMLLFLCLYSNQIHQIEDDVFFLRNLRYIYLFENNLTDITGNPFRSKVMKELHLYGNEIRTFEPESLTTIPVKAKIYISCDSLFSLPINTNHDKIQCVNPLSLPSITQSHVIANALKVDGFNCTKIQIIDFYTCKPCEPGTYGDTILGGCHSCPVGGFFQDEIAQTKPSQPNWKIACKLCNEGTYVKAGHGISAKDCEVCPEGTNQSIAAGYRACYCKKNYARKDRYGPCFICLEEGLDCKQEFQTLLPGYMWDWKIPNANLTDYKKFVDNLQVENDSVATHTNYTGEMPRIFECPRTESCPNNNDSITGNCAKGYTGWLCTNCESNFYSVLTSCVPCPSKAILAIESFVFFFVCGLTCFLLSWQIKRKTDKEMDTRSFIDVLIARVKILLGFYQVIGEIFISLHDVNWTGPLVIMGKLISAFEINIVRLFVRPRCIDDKLDLNPKIQFIIGATSPVVIFLIPFLYYQAKKLYVYIRFTLAFRLSLRSHFENLKACFFACVIVLWFVIYPPVCSVIFSLYPLSCKTFPLNHDKTYNITRLRSDFDVDCTGLRAYHISAFILTAAYVIAFPAGLLLVLCKYHLRCSTDESCGTDDPSFGNDDSTTASLNINSANHLPTTTPPPPWLNFLSENYKTKFWYWEIVELSRKVTQTLLITLFGWEDRLTVIITTCISVLFLLLHARYRPMKSSYEQGLQMFSLTVIFINVIVAANEFPEEHDDSISVILVILNVIVLVIIAGELLVTIVVHIKHFGIISFVVVSIRRLRASAMSKSD, translated from the exons ATGATTCGCGCCGGGGTCATGCAACTGACGTTAAATTTCTTGCTCTTTCTCCTATATCCTAGATCAACAACCATGGGTTTGAAGATATTATTTCGGATTTTCCTGGTGATCATGTGCAGCTCTGAATGCATTTATGCATTTAATGAAAGTTTGCCACAAGAACGTAAAG AGGCTTGTGGGGCAAATGGAGTATGTCACTGTTCCAGGCTAAAACATAGCAAATTCGAAGTAGATTGCTATGGCAACATACACAATATTCCGAGTAACATACCTGCGAACACCTCTGTATT ACTGATACAAAACACTCCGTTACGTGACATTCCTGCAAACGCGTTCAGTGGACTGTCAAATCTTCATAATCT GACACTGAGCTACAACAGTATTGATCATCTTCATGATGCCAGCTTTCACGGGATCACAAACACGGCAATTCT ATCACTGAATGACAATAATTTGAGGATTTTACCAGAGAAGGTTTTCGATAGACTACCGTTACTTGAAACATT aaaCGTGGAATCTAGTTATCTGCAGACAATTCCTCGCAACGGTTTTCGTCAGCTTCCAGAACTGACGCAATT AACTTTTGGCAATAATTCCATAGACATGCTTCACCCTGGTACATTTAGGAACCTCTCGAAACTGGAAATATT GAAATTGGATTACAACAAGATCAATTTGATTCAAGAAGGAACGTTTGAAGGATTGTTGAAAGTATATCTACT TTACTTGAGCAACAATGAATTAAAAACCTTGTCAAAGAATGTCTTCAAAGAACTTGTGCTACTTGAATACTT AGAACTGAGTTACAACATGCTGACAGATATTCAGGTTGGCTGTTTTGAAGGACTTCAGAAGTTGCGTTTTCT ATTTTTGAACAGTAATAAATTACGCAGTTTGTCAGCAAGATTGTTTGAAGGACTCTCCTCGCTTGAGAAGTT AAATCTTAAAGGCAACCAGATAACTATACTTCAGGAGGGAAACTTTGTAGGACTCTCAAGCCTGTACCAACT GAACTTGAGCTGCAACAGCATTAGTACGATTGGGAACGGAAGTTTTCATGGACTCCAGAACTTACACTATAT GGACTTAAGTGTAAACAATCTACAGGTGTTACCAACGAAGGGTTTCAGCGATCTGAACTATCTTGAGACACT TTATCTGCAGACCAACAAGATAAATATGCTTCAGAATGGGAACTTTGACGGTCTATCCAACGTGACTTTTCT TGATCTGTCAGCAAACAACATATCCCAAATTATTCCTGGAACTTTCAACCATACAGACATGTTTTACCTGGAGACTCTATTCCTACAGAGAAATAAACTTACCATCATCCATAGAGACGCTTTCATTGGATTGGATATGCTTCTGTTTTT ATGTTTATACAGCAACCAAATCCACCAAATTGAAGATGACGTTTTCTTTCTGAGGAATCTACGGTACAT TTACCTGTTTGAAAATAACTTAACCGACATAACTGGGAATCCATTCCGAAGCAAAGTCATGAAGGAACT GCATCTTTATGGCAATGAAATACGTACTTTTGAACCAGAGTCTCTCACGACGATACCAGTCAAAGCAAAAAT ATACATCAGTTGTGATTCCTTGTTTTCTCTACCGATAAACACAAACCATGATAAAAT TCAATGTGTGAATCCTTTGTCATTACCATCTATAACTCAGAGCCATGTCATTGCCAATGCTCTTAAAGTCGATGGTTTCAACTGCACCAAGATCCAGATCATCGATTTTTATACTTGCAAACCATGTGAGCCAGGTACCTATGGAGATACAATACTAGGTGGTTGTCACTCCTGTCCTGTGG GTGGATTTTTTCAGGATGAAATAGCCCAAACAAAGCCATCCCAGCCAAATTGGAAAATAGCATGCAAATTATGCAACGAAGGGACTTATGTCAAAGCAGGACACGGTATTTCAGCAAAAGATTGTGAAGTTTGTCCAGAGGGAACGAATCAGTCTATTGCTGCTGGCTATCGTGCCTgttactgtaaaaaaaattacgcgCGCAAGGATCGATACGGACCTTGCTTTATTTGTCTCGAAGAAGGACTAGACTGCAAGCAGGAATTCCAAACTCTTCTTCCAGGGTACATGTGGGACTGGAAGATCCCTAACGCAAACCTTACTGACTACAAAAAGTTTGTAGACAATTTGCAGGTGGAAAATGACTCTGTGGCCACACACACAAATTACACAGGGGAAATGCCGCGCATATTTGAATGTCCTCGCACTGAAAGTTGTCCCAACAACAATGATAGTATTACTGGGAACTGCGCCAAGGGTTACACAGGATGGTTGTGTACCAACTGTGAATCTAATTTCTATTCTGTCCTGACCTCGTGTGTCCCTTGTCCAAGCAAAGCCATTCTTGCCATAGAAAGTTTCGTTTTCTTCTTTGTATGTGGCTTAACCTGTTTCTTGTTATCGTGGCAAATTAAGCGCAAAACTGACAAAGAAATGGATACCAGATCATTCATTGATGTTCTGATTGCTAGAGTAAAAATATTGCTAGGATTCTATCAGGTTATTGGAGAGATATTCATATCTTTACATGACGTCAATTGGACCGGGCCATTAGTTATCATGGGTAAATTGATCTCAGCCTTTGAAATTAACATCGTGCGGCTGTTTGTTCGACCGAGATGCATTGATGATAAACTTGACCTCAACCCCAAAATACAATTCATAATCGGGGCGACGTCACCGGTAGTCATATTTCTGATTCCTTTCTTATATTATCAAGCTAAGAAGCTTTATGTCTATATAAGATTCACGCTCGCTTTCCGTTTATCTCTTCGATCCCACTTTGAAAACCTGAAAGCTTGTTTTTTTGCATGTGTAATCGTTTTATGGTTCGTGATTTATCCACCAGTGTGTTCCGTCATTTTTAGCCTTTATCCGTTATCGTGTAAAACATTCCCTTTAAACCATGATAAGACATACAACATCACACGTCTCCGGTCTGATTTTGACGTCGACTGTACAGGGCTACGGGCATACCATATTTCTGCGTTTATTCTTACCGCTGCTTATGTTATTGCATTTCCAGCGGGGCTTCTGTTGGTGCTCTGTAAATATCATTTGCGTTGTAGTACTGACGAATCATGTGGTACAGATGATCCTTCCTTTGGCAACGATGACAGCACAACTGCTTCCTTAAACATCAACAGTGCTAATCACCTCCCGACGACgactcctcctcctccatgGCTTAACTTTCTCTCAGAAAACTACAAAACTAAATTCTGGTATTGGGAAATCGTGGAATTGAGTCGTAAAGTTACACAGACACTTCTTATTACTCTGTTTGGTTGGGAGGACAGACTGACGGTCATCATAACAACTTGCATATCAGTTTTATTCCTCCTGTTGCACGCAAGGTACAGACCAATGAAGAGTTCATACGAGCAGGGTCTACAG ATGTTTTCCCTGACGGTTATTTTCATCAACGTCATTGTTGCCGCAAACGAGTTCCCAGAAGAACATGACGACTCCATTTCAGTGATCCTTGTGATACTTAACGTCATTGTTTTGGTGATCATTGCTG GAGAGTTGCTTGTGACAATCGTTGTACATATCAAGCACTTCGGAATAATTTCCTTCGTCGTTGTGTCAATCAGAAGACTGCGAGCCTCAGCTATGAGTAAGAGTGACTGA
- the LOC139979906 gene encoding uncharacterized protein isoform X2, translating to MGLKILFRIFLVIMCSSECIYAFNESLPQERKEACGANGVCHCSRLKHSKFEVDCYGNIHNIPSNIPANTSVLLIQNTPLRDIPANAFSGLSNLHNLTLSYNSIDHLHDASFHGITNTAILSLNDNNLRILPEKVFDRLPLLETLNVESSYLQTIPRNGFRQLPELTQLTFGNNSIDMLHPGTFRNLSKLEILKLDYNKINLIQEGTFEGLLKVYLLYLSNNELKTLSKNVFKELVLLEYLELSYNMLTDIQVGCFEGLQKLRFLFLNSNKLRSLSARLFEGLSSLEKLNLKGNQITILQEGNFVGLSSLYQLNLSCNSISTIGNGSFHGLQNLHYMDLSVNNLQVLPTKGFSDLNYLETLYLQTNKINMLQNGNFDGLSNVTFLDLSANNISQIIPGTFNHTDMFYLETLFLQRNKLTIIHRDAFIGLDMLLFLCLYSNQIHQIEDDVFFLRNLRYIYLFENNLTDITGNPFRSKVMKELHLYGNEIRTFEPESLTTIPVKAKIYISCDSLFSLPINTNHDKIQCVNPLSLPSITQSHVIANALKVDGFNCTKIQIIDFYTCKPCEPGTYGDTILGGCHSCPVGGFFQDEIAQTKPSQPNWKIACKLCNEGTYVKAGHGISAKDCEVCPEGTNQSIAAGYRACYCKKNYARKDRYGPCFICLEEGLDCKQEFQTLLPGYMWDWKIPNANLTDYKKFVDNLQVENDSVATHTNYTGEMPRIFECPRTESCPNNNDSITGNCAKGYTGWLCTNCESNFYSVLTSCVPCPSKAILAIESFVFFFVCGLTCFLLSWQIKRKTDKEMDTRSFIDVLIARVKILLGFYQVIGEIFISLHDVNWTGPLVIMGKLISAFEINIVRLFVRPRCIDDKLDLNPKIQFIIGATSPVVIFLIPFLYYQAKKLYVYIRFTLAFRLSLRSHFENLKACFFACVIVLWFVIYPPVCSVIFSLYPLSCKTFPLNHDKTYNITRLRSDFDVDCTGLRAYHISAFILTAAYVIAFPAGLLLVLCKYHLRCSTDESCGTDDPSFGNDDSTTASLNINSANHLPTTTPPPPWLNFLSENYKTKFWYWEIVELSRKVTQTLLITLFGWEDRLTVIITTCISVLFLLLHARYRPMKSSYEQGLQMFSLTVIFINVIVAANEFPEEHDDSISVILVILNVIVLVIIAGELLVTIVVHIKHFGIISFVVVSIRRLRASAMSKSD from the exons ATGGGTTTGAAGATATTATTTCGGATTTTCCTGGTGATCATGTGCAGCTCTGAATGCATTTATGCATTTAATGAAAGTTTGCCACAAGAACGTAAAG AGGCTTGTGGGGCAAATGGAGTATGTCACTGTTCCAGGCTAAAACATAGCAAATTCGAAGTAGATTGCTATGGCAACATACACAATATTCCGAGTAACATACCTGCGAACACCTCTGTATT ACTGATACAAAACACTCCGTTACGTGACATTCCTGCAAACGCGTTCAGTGGACTGTCAAATCTTCATAATCT GACACTGAGCTACAACAGTATTGATCATCTTCATGATGCCAGCTTTCACGGGATCACAAACACGGCAATTCT ATCACTGAATGACAATAATTTGAGGATTTTACCAGAGAAGGTTTTCGATAGACTACCGTTACTTGAAACATT aaaCGTGGAATCTAGTTATCTGCAGACAATTCCTCGCAACGGTTTTCGTCAGCTTCCAGAACTGACGCAATT AACTTTTGGCAATAATTCCATAGACATGCTTCACCCTGGTACATTTAGGAACCTCTCGAAACTGGAAATATT GAAATTGGATTACAACAAGATCAATTTGATTCAAGAAGGAACGTTTGAAGGATTGTTGAAAGTATATCTACT TTACTTGAGCAACAATGAATTAAAAACCTTGTCAAAGAATGTCTTCAAAGAACTTGTGCTACTTGAATACTT AGAACTGAGTTACAACATGCTGACAGATATTCAGGTTGGCTGTTTTGAAGGACTTCAGAAGTTGCGTTTTCT ATTTTTGAACAGTAATAAATTACGCAGTTTGTCAGCAAGATTGTTTGAAGGACTCTCCTCGCTTGAGAAGTT AAATCTTAAAGGCAACCAGATAACTATACTTCAGGAGGGAAACTTTGTAGGACTCTCAAGCCTGTACCAACT GAACTTGAGCTGCAACAGCATTAGTACGATTGGGAACGGAAGTTTTCATGGACTCCAGAACTTACACTATAT GGACTTAAGTGTAAACAATCTACAGGTGTTACCAACGAAGGGTTTCAGCGATCTGAACTATCTTGAGACACT TTATCTGCAGACCAACAAGATAAATATGCTTCAGAATGGGAACTTTGACGGTCTATCCAACGTGACTTTTCT TGATCTGTCAGCAAACAACATATCCCAAATTATTCCTGGAACTTTCAACCATACAGACATGTTTTACCTGGAGACTCTATTCCTACAGAGAAATAAACTTACCATCATCCATAGAGACGCTTTCATTGGATTGGATATGCTTCTGTTTTT ATGTTTATACAGCAACCAAATCCACCAAATTGAAGATGACGTTTTCTTTCTGAGGAATCTACGGTACAT TTACCTGTTTGAAAATAACTTAACCGACATAACTGGGAATCCATTCCGAAGCAAAGTCATGAAGGAACT GCATCTTTATGGCAATGAAATACGTACTTTTGAACCAGAGTCTCTCACGACGATACCAGTCAAAGCAAAAAT ATACATCAGTTGTGATTCCTTGTTTTCTCTACCGATAAACACAAACCATGATAAAAT TCAATGTGTGAATCCTTTGTCATTACCATCTATAACTCAGAGCCATGTCATTGCCAATGCTCTTAAAGTCGATGGTTTCAACTGCACCAAGATCCAGATCATCGATTTTTATACTTGCAAACCATGTGAGCCAGGTACCTATGGAGATACAATACTAGGTGGTTGTCACTCCTGTCCTGTGG GTGGATTTTTTCAGGATGAAATAGCCCAAACAAAGCCATCCCAGCCAAATTGGAAAATAGCATGCAAATTATGCAACGAAGGGACTTATGTCAAAGCAGGACACGGTATTTCAGCAAAAGATTGTGAAGTTTGTCCAGAGGGAACGAATCAGTCTATTGCTGCTGGCTATCGTGCCTgttactgtaaaaaaaattacgcgCGCAAGGATCGATACGGACCTTGCTTTATTTGTCTCGAAGAAGGACTAGACTGCAAGCAGGAATTCCAAACTCTTCTTCCAGGGTACATGTGGGACTGGAAGATCCCTAACGCAAACCTTACTGACTACAAAAAGTTTGTAGACAATTTGCAGGTGGAAAATGACTCTGTGGCCACACACACAAATTACACAGGGGAAATGCCGCGCATATTTGAATGTCCTCGCACTGAAAGTTGTCCCAACAACAATGATAGTATTACTGGGAACTGCGCCAAGGGTTACACAGGATGGTTGTGTACCAACTGTGAATCTAATTTCTATTCTGTCCTGACCTCGTGTGTCCCTTGTCCAAGCAAAGCCATTCTTGCCATAGAAAGTTTCGTTTTCTTCTTTGTATGTGGCTTAACCTGTTTCTTGTTATCGTGGCAAATTAAGCGCAAAACTGACAAAGAAATGGATACCAGATCATTCATTGATGTTCTGATTGCTAGAGTAAAAATATTGCTAGGATTCTATCAGGTTATTGGAGAGATATTCATATCTTTACATGACGTCAATTGGACCGGGCCATTAGTTATCATGGGTAAATTGATCTCAGCCTTTGAAATTAACATCGTGCGGCTGTTTGTTCGACCGAGATGCATTGATGATAAACTTGACCTCAACCCCAAAATACAATTCATAATCGGGGCGACGTCACCGGTAGTCATATTTCTGATTCCTTTCTTATATTATCAAGCTAAGAAGCTTTATGTCTATATAAGATTCACGCTCGCTTTCCGTTTATCTCTTCGATCCCACTTTGAAAACCTGAAAGCTTGTTTTTTTGCATGTGTAATCGTTTTATGGTTCGTGATTTATCCACCAGTGTGTTCCGTCATTTTTAGCCTTTATCCGTTATCGTGTAAAACATTCCCTTTAAACCATGATAAGACATACAACATCACACGTCTCCGGTCTGATTTTGACGTCGACTGTACAGGGCTACGGGCATACCATATTTCTGCGTTTATTCTTACCGCTGCTTATGTTATTGCATTTCCAGCGGGGCTTCTGTTGGTGCTCTGTAAATATCATTTGCGTTGTAGTACTGACGAATCATGTGGTACAGATGATCCTTCCTTTGGCAACGATGACAGCACAACTGCTTCCTTAAACATCAACAGTGCTAATCACCTCCCGACGACgactcctcctcctccatgGCTTAACTTTCTCTCAGAAAACTACAAAACTAAATTCTGGTATTGGGAAATCGTGGAATTGAGTCGTAAAGTTACACAGACACTTCTTATTACTCTGTTTGGTTGGGAGGACAGACTGACGGTCATCATAACAACTTGCATATCAGTTTTATTCCTCCTGTTGCACGCAAGGTACAGACCAATGAAGAGTTCATACGAGCAGGGTCTACAG ATGTTTTCCCTGACGGTTATTTTCATCAACGTCATTGTTGCCGCAAACGAGTTCCCAGAAGAACATGACGACTCCATTTCAGTGATCCTTGTGATACTTAACGTCATTGTTTTGGTGATCATTGCTG GAGAGTTGCTTGTGACAATCGTTGTACATATCAAGCACTTCGGAATAATTTCCTTCGTCGTTGTGTCAATCAGAAGACTGCGAGCCTCAGCTATGAGTAAGAGTGACTGA